In the genome of Aspergillus luchuensis IFO 4308 DNA, chromosome 2, nearly complete sequence, one region contains:
- a CDS encoding uncharacterized protein (COG:S;~EggNog:ENOG410PQEA) encodes MRLHALTQPILSSTSRVVSVQFCTAEAAKVKVFLAASWTQDRTNISYGDFQLYDPNLAFVDQAAMTSTIRPVRFINGTFAEWTMRLDEDRQIRC; translated from the coding sequence ATGCGATTGCATGCGCTTACACAACCGATCCTGAGCTCTACCTCGAGGGTGGTCTCCGTTCAATTTTGCACAGCCGAGGCTGCGAAGGTCAAGGTTTTTCTTGCTGCGTCTTGGACTCAGGACCGGACAAATATCTCTTACGGCGACTTTCAGCTTTACGACCCCAATCTTGCGTTTGTGGACCAGGCGGCGATGACCAGCACGATAAGACCTGTGCGTTTCATCAATGGCACGTTCGCGGAATGGACTATGCGTCTCGACGAGGACAGACAGATTCGATGTTAG